Below is a genomic region from Ketogulonicigenium vulgare WSH-001.
GGTCGAGAATTGCGGCCCCTCCATCGCAAGATAGGTGCCGCCGCGGTGCATGTTCAGTCCGAATGCCGCGCCCGCCGCAGCGACCGCATCGCCAAGACGCGTGCAGGTCGGATGGCCAAAGCCGACATGGGCGACGCAGCCGGTCCCAAAGAACGACTTGTCGCGCGCGAAAGTGCGGTCGATGAACTGGTCGACAATGACGAAATCGCCCGGGGCCAGTTCCTCGCGGAACGACCCAACGGCCGAGATCGAGACGATATCCGTGACGCCAAGCCGCTTTAACGCGTCGATATTGGCGCGGTAAGGCACGGCGCTCGGGCTATGGACATGGCCGCGCCCGTGGCGGGGCAGGAAGGCAATCGGCAATCCCCCCAGCACTCCGGTCAGGACCGCATCCGATGGCGTGCCCCACGGACTGTCCACCTGATGCCAAGCCGCGCCCTCTAGTCCCGCGATGTCATAAAGACCCGAGCCGCCGATAATCCCCAACTTGCGCTGCATCTGCCTCATTCCGCTTGTACAGGCGCAGAATGTCGTCCGTGCCTCCACGATGCAAGGGTGCGCGGCCCGGCCAGAGATGATAAAGCTGTGGGGTCAAGCCTTGGGATGCAAAAGTGACCATTTCCCCCCTGCCGCGCCGCGCCCTGATCGCGCGTATCCTTGCCGATCCGGCCGAGATTATTGTGATCGAGGCACCCGCGGGCATGGGGAAAAGCTGGCTGTTGCGGCAGTTGCAGGACACGGGACGCGCGCTGCATGATGTCGGGGCAGGGCCATCGCCCGTGATCCCAGACGACCCCGGGCCGCGCGGCATGATCATCGCGAAACGCCCCGAAGTGCAGCTACGCGGTCTTGCACGGGCGGTGATCTATGGCCGCACCAGCTTTTATCGCGCCGAGGATCTGGTTTTTACGCGCGATGATATCGCTGCCGCTGGCCTTTCGCCTGCGGTCTTTACCCGCAGCGGCGGCTGGCCCTGCCTGCTGCCTTGGGCCAGTGCAGAGGCACCCGATCCCGATGATCTGACCGCATTCTTGCATGACGAGATGCTGGTGAGCCTTTCGCCCGCGCAGATCGCCAGCCTGCATGCGATGCTGGTTGATCCGCGCTTGCGTCCCGATCCGGCTGTGCTGCGCGGCACGCCTTTGGGGACGGCGGTGCTGGCCCCGGCGGTGGCCGCCATTCGTCCCGCGCTGCAAGCTGCCGCCGCGCAGCGCCTGCGGGAATTGTCGCAAAACATGGCCCATGCCCGTGCCATCGCCCGCACCCAAGTGGCGCTGGGCCTTGTGCCGCAGGCGATCGAAACGCTACAGCGCGTCGGCGCGACGACCACCGCGCTGCAGGTCTATGAGGCGGCGGGCGGGTTCTATACGATCCACCGCTTTGGCCCCGAGGCGTGCCGCCGTTTGCTGGCGGGCTTTCCGCAGCAGATGCAGAACGAGACCGAGGCGCTGGTGCTGGGCCGCGCGATGGTGGCCGTAAAGCAGGGCGATGTGCGGCTGGCGCAGTTGATCATGCGCGATTTTTATGGCGACGCGACGCGCGACCCTGTCGCCTTCATCCGTGACGCCCGCCATTTCAGCTTTCAGGCGCGCCTGTTCCGGCTGCTGCTGCGCATTTGGGAGGATGCCGATCTGACCGAAGCCGATGTCGCGCCGGTCTATGACCTGCTGGCCGAAGTGCCGGTCGACGACGATCTGCGGCGCGGCTCGATTTATAATGTCGTGCTGGACATCTATGTGCGCCTGCGCCGCTTTCCCGAGGCTGAACAAGTCGCCCGCCAAGCTGCCATCCACTATGCCCGCGCGGGCGTGCCGGTGCTGTCGTTCTATATCGCGCTGCATAGCGTGGTGATCCGGTTGTTCATGGGCGAGCCTTTGGTCGCGCAAACCCATGTACAAGCGGCATGGGGGTGGCTGCATCAGGTCGATGACAATGCATCCGACGCGCGGCTGCTGCGTCTGGCCGAGGCTTGCGTCGCCTTTGAGATGGGACAGGTGGATGGGCTGTTGCGGTTCATTGCCGAGGACCATGATGCCTTTGTGAATGGTGAGACCTGGGGCTCGATTGTCGAGCTGTTGTTGACCTATGGCCCCCAGGCGCTGGCGCTGACACAATCGCATCTGGCGGCGCGGGCGCTGCTCGACCGTTGGCGCGTGACGGGCGAGCGGTCGCATCAATTCAGTGCGCTGATTGATAACCGCGAGATTTTGCTGATGCAAAACGCCGGCCGCTGGATCGAGGCCGCGCAAAAGGCGCAAAGCCTGTCCGGTCCGATCACCCGCGCCGGGATCGAGGGGGACGCCGCCCTTGCCGAGGTGCAGGGCCGCGGCGAAGTCGCCATCGCCCTGCTGTGGCTGCGGCATTTCGTGCATCAAACACCGCGCCTGTCCGGTTTGGGCGACAAGCTGGATGCGATGCGCGGCAATACCCATCTGACATGGCGCCAGCATATCGCCGTCAGCCTGTGGCAGGCGCAATACGAGGCGCGCCAGAACAATATGGCCGAGGCGCAAACTCTGCTGCTGCATGCGCTGGGCGCGATGCAATCGCGCGGCGCAGTGGCGATTTTGGATGAAGAGGCGGCGACGCTTGCCGATCTTTTGCGCCGCAAACGTCTGCTGGACGCGGTTGAACATGATCCCCGCCTGCGCCGTTTCCTGCGGCAATCCAGCCTGCTGTCGCAGCATGTGCAGGGCGGCGTTGATTCAGATCGCGGCGCAGCGCTGGGCCTGACCCGGCAAGAGATGCGCGCCATGTATGCCCTGATCGAAGGGGCGACGAATAAGGAAATCGCGAAACTGCTGGGTCTGTCCGAGGCGACGGTGAAATTTCACCTGAAAAATCTGTATCGTAAACTTGGCTGCGCGACCCGGGCCGAGGTGCGCATCGCCGCTGCCGCGTTAGATTTGACACGTTAAACGGTGATCTTGCGCAACTTTTGCTAAAATTATAGGCGCCGATCACGTCTATACCTACCCATATGATGGAAAAACCTATCCTTGCGCGCGGTTGCGACAGGGCAGTCGCTGGATCAGACTTTCCAGACGCACGGGGGCCAATAACCCGGGACTGACAGAACCACATCACAGGGATTAGGGCTATGAAGGCAAAGTTTCTGACCGCCACCGCAGCGACCGCGCTGCTGGCAGGTGCGATCACCACTGCGACGGGCGCTGTCGCACAGAATATCGTGACGATGAACACGGTGCAGATCTTTGGCTCGATCGACCCGGCCAAAATCTCGGATTACACCGATTATATGGCGGCGGTGAACCTCTATGATGGGCTGATCACCGTCGCGCCCGACGGCAGCCTGATCCCGCGCCTTGCCGAAAGCTGGACGGTTTCGGATGATGCGACCGAGGTGGTCTTTACCCTGCGCGCCGATGCGACATTCGCCGATGGCTCGCCCGTTGAGGCCAAGGATGTCGTCTATACGTTCGAGCGTCTGCTGCGCCTGAACCAAGGCCCCTCGAACCTGTTTGCGGGTATTGTCGCCCCCGGCGCGGTCGAGGCGATTGACGACAAGACGGTGAAATTCACCCTGTCGCAGACCTTCTCGCCCTTTATGGCAACCATGCCCGCGCTGATGATCGTCAACGCCGATCTGGTCGAGGCGAACGCGGGTGATGACGATGCCCAAAGCTATCTGGCGCAAAATGTCGCCGGCGCCGGTGCCTATGATCTGGTGACATGGGATCGCGGCGCGCGCATGGTGATCCGCCGCAACACCGATTACTACGGCGGCTTCCCCGAAAACGCGATTGACGAAGTGCGCTGGGTCGTCACGAACGACGAGGCGACGGTGCGCGCGATGGCCGCCTCGGGCGAGCTGACCATGACCTCGCAATATCAATCGACCGAGACCTATGACGCGCTGGCGGCGATGGGCCGCTTCCGCGTCGAAAGCTTTGCCACGCCGACCGCGTTCTACATGAAGCTGAACAACCAGACCGCGCCGACCGATGACGTGCATATCCGCCGCGCCATTGCCTATGCGACCGATTTCGACACGATCCGCGAAGTGCTGTTCCCCGGCGAGCCGATGAATACCGTACTGCCCGGCAGCTTCTCGGCCTTCCTGAACACGGATGTCGTCGCGCCGACCTATGATCTGGAAAAAGCTGCCGCCGAAATCGCGCTGTCGGCCTATGCCGGCCAGCAGATCCCGATCACCCTGTCGTACGTCGCAGGCACCCAGTTCGAGGAAGATATCTCGCTGCTGATGCAGGCGAACCTTGAAAGCCTCGGCTTTGTTGTGACTCAGCAGCCCGAGCCATGGAACCGTGTGACGGAACTGGCCGCCACCGTCGAGGGCACCCCGAACCTGAACCAGATTTTCTACGGTCCGACCTATCCCTCGCCGGACAGCATGTTCTTTCCGCAATACCATTCGAACGGGGCAGGGACGTGGATTTCGATGGATTGGGCGGCCTCGCCCGAGGTTGATGCCCTGATCGATGCCGCGCGCGCCACCGGCGATACCGAGGCACAGGCCGCGCTTTACCGCGACGTGCAGCAAATTCTGGCGGATCAGCAAGTGACCATCCCGCTGCTGTCGCAACTGCAGATGCATGCCATCGACCAATGTCTGCAAGGCATGGAAATGGTCCCGATGATGAGCTTTGAGTTCGATTTCCGCAAGTTCCACTGGGACTGCTAACACCTTCGGCGCGGCCCCACTGGCCGCGCCACCTTTCGCGTAAACTCAAGGGGCGACAATGGAATTTCTGGCTTTCCTTGTCCGGCGGCTGCTGTGGTCGCTGCTGGTGCTGTTTGGCCTGTCGGTGATCATTTTCACCATCGCGCGCGTCGTTCCGGGTGATCCGGCCCGTATGGCGCTGGGCCCGACCGCAAGTGCCGATCAGGTGCTGGCACTACAAGAACGGCTGGGTCTGAACCTGCCGCTTTATGAACAATATGTCCGATTTATCAGCGGGCTTTTTCAGGGCGATCTGGGCCTGTCGCTGCTGACGCAGCGCGCCGTCTCGCTGGATATCGCCGCCGCCTTTCCTGCGACGCTGGAATTGGTGCTGGTGACGATCCTTTTGGCCTTTGCCTTTGGCGTGCCGCTAGGTGTGGTGGCCGCGCATTGGAAAGACCGCTGGCCCGATAACCTTGTGCGGGCGATAGCGATTGTCTCGGCGGTGATGCCGTCCTTTTTGATCGCGCTGCTGCTGCAACTTTTGGCGGGCTATGTGCTGAAGGGCTTTCCCACCACCGGCCGCTTGCCGATGGGCCTTGAATTCAACGCCGATATC
It encodes:
- a CDS encoding LuxR family transcriptional regulator yields the protein MTISPLPRRALIARILADPAEIIVIEAPAGMGKSWLLRQLQDTGRALHDVGAGPSPVIPDDPGPRGMIIAKRPEVQLRGLARAVIYGRTSFYRAEDLVFTRDDIAAAGLSPAVFTRSGGWPCLLPWASAEAPDPDDLTAFLHDEMLVSLSPAQIASLHAMLVDPRLRPDPAVLRGTPLGTAVLAPAVAAIRPALQAAAAQRLRELSQNMAHARAIARTQVALGLVPQAIETLQRVGATTTALQVYEAAGGFYTIHRFGPEACRRLLAGFPQQMQNETEALVLGRAMVAVKQGDVRLAQLIMRDFYGDATRDPVAFIRDARHFSFQARLFRLLLRIWEDADLTEADVAPVYDLLAEVPVDDDLRRGSIYNVVLDIYVRLRRFPEAEQVARQAAIHYARAGVPVLSFYIALHSVVIRLFMGEPLVAQTHVQAAWGWLHQVDDNASDARLLRLAEACVAFEMGQVDGLLRFIAEDHDAFVNGETWGSIVELLLTYGPQALALTQSHLAARALLDRWRVTGERSHQFSALIDNREILLMQNAGRWIEAAQKAQSLSGPITRAGIEGDAALAEVQGRGEVAIALLWLRHFVHQTPRLSGLGDKLDAMRGNTHLTWRQHIAVSLWQAQYEARQNNMAEAQTLLLHALGAMQSRGAVAILDEEAATLADLLRRKRLLDAVEHDPRLRRFLRQSSLLSQHVQGGVDSDRGAALGLTRQEMRAMYALIEGATNKEIAKLLGLSEATVKFHLKNLYRKLGCATRAEVRIAAAALDLTR
- a CDS encoding ABC transporter permease yields the protein MEFLAFLVRRLLWSLLVLFGLSVIIFTIARVVPGDPARMALGPTASADQVLALQERLGLNLPLYEQYVRFISGLFQGDLGLSLLTQRAVSLDIAAAFPATLELVLVTILLAFAFGVPLGVVAAHWKDRWPDNLVRAIAIVSAVMPSFLIALLLQLLAGYVLKGFPTTGRLPMGLEFNADITGLLLIDGLLRGRLDVVAEAARHVIFPATALALATMGQIARITRASMIDVSRQDYMEASRAFGVPSFLRMFKYQLRPSFVPPLTILGLEFASLIGGAFVVELIFAWPGMAAYGLRAITQKDLNAIMAVVMVSGLFFVIVNLLIDILVGIVDPRIRIRGKRA
- a CDS encoding S-methyl-5'-thioadenosine phosphorylase, whose product is MQRKLGIIGGSGLYDIAGLEGAAWHQVDSPWGTPSDAVLTGVLGGLPIAFLPRHGRGHVHSPSAVPYRANIDALKRLGVTDIVSISAVGSFREELAPGDFVIVDQFIDRTFARDKSFFGTGCVAHVGFGHPTCTRLGDAVAAAGAAFGLNMHRGGTYLAMEGPQFSTRAESLMYRGWGCDVIGMTAMPEAKLAREAEICYATVAMVTDYDSWHPGHDSVDVAAVIATLTANSTAGKALVGALPAHLQPFDPCPCGCDRALDHAIMTASDKRDPALLAKLDAVAARIL
- a CDS encoding ABC transporter substrate-binding protein — its product is MKAKFLTATAATALLAGAITTATGAVAQNIVTMNTVQIFGSIDPAKISDYTDYMAAVNLYDGLITVAPDGSLIPRLAESWTVSDDATEVVFTLRADATFADGSPVEAKDVVYTFERLLRLNQGPSNLFAGIVAPGAVEAIDDKTVKFTLSQTFSPFMATMPALMIVNADLVEANAGDDDAQSYLAQNVAGAGAYDLVTWDRGARMVIRRNTDYYGGFPENAIDEVRWVVTNDEATVRAMAASGELTMTSQYQSTETYDALAAMGRFRVESFATPTAFYMKLNNQTAPTDDVHIRRAIAYATDFDTIREVLFPGEPMNTVLPGSFSAFLNTDVVAPTYDLEKAAAEIALSAYAGQQIPITLSYVAGTQFEEDISLLMQANLESLGFVVTQQPEPWNRVTELAATVEGTPNLNQIFYGPTYPSPDSMFFPQYHSNGAGTWISMDWAASPEVDALIDAARATGDTEAQAALYRDVQQILADQQVTIPLLSQLQMHAIDQCLQGMEMVPMMSFEFDFRKFHWDC